A DNA window from Amycolatopsis sp. DSM 110486 contains the following coding sequences:
- a CDS encoding WD40/YVTN/BNR-like repeat-containing protein — MRVVRALVVLLGAVLPLVAGGVAGAAERLPSWRLTPTGVTAQFRGLSAVSGRVAWVSGTQGTVLRTTDGGRTWSPVGPPGTETLEFRDIEAFDADHAVVLSIGPGEDSRVYRTDDAGRHWRQTFANPDPKAFYDCLAFFDPWRGLAMSDPVDGKFRMQATADGGRTWRQIPDSAFPPALPGEAGFAASGQCVATSGPFDAWLAMGGGDRARVLHTGDAGRHWTVADTPLPSSASAGVFALAFRTPWQGVAIGGDFANPTAPGPAVALSADRGRTWRTPAHYPAGYRSGLAWLGGSVIAVGPSGSDLSPDGGRHWTRFDSGSFDTVDCVPAGSCWASGTGGRVALLQR; from the coding sequence ATGCGGGTCGTGCGTGCGTTGGTGGTTCTGCTGGGTGCGGTGCTGCCGCTGGTCGCCGGCGGGGTGGCGGGCGCGGCTGAGCGGCTGCCGTCGTGGCGGCTGACGCCGACCGGGGTCACGGCGCAGTTCCGGGGGCTTTCGGCCGTCAGCGGGCGCGTGGCGTGGGTCAGCGGCACGCAGGGGACCGTCTTGCGCACCACCGACGGCGGCCGTACCTGGAGCCCCGTCGGGCCGCCCGGCACGGAGACGCTGGAGTTCCGCGACATCGAGGCCTTCGACGCCGACCACGCCGTGGTGCTCTCCATCGGCCCAGGGGAGGACTCGCGCGTCTACCGCACCGACGACGCCGGCCGGCACTGGCGCCAGACGTTCGCCAACCCCGACCCGAAAGCGTTCTATGACTGCCTCGCCTTCTTCGACCCCTGGCGCGGTCTCGCGATGAGCGACCCCGTCGACGGGAAGTTCCGCATGCAGGCCACCGCGGACGGCGGCCGTACCTGGCGGCAGATCCCCGACAGCGCGTTCCCGCCTGCCCTGCCCGGCGAAGCGGGCTTCGCGGCGAGCGGCCAGTGCGTGGCCACCTCCGGGCCGTTCGACGCGTGGCTCGCGATGGGCGGCGGGGACCGCGCCCGCGTGCTGCACACCGGCGACGCCGGGCGCCACTGGACCGTCGCCGACACCCCCCTGCCCAGCAGCGCGTCCGCCGGCGTGTTCGCGCTCGCGTTCCGCACGCCGTGGCAAGGCGTCGCGATCGGCGGGGACTTCGCGAACCCCACGGCGCCCGGCCCGGCCGTCGCGCTCAGCGCCGACCGCGGCCGTACGTGGCGCACGCCGGCGCACTACCCCGCGGGCTACCGCTCCGGGCTCGCGTGGCTCGGCGGCTCCGTCATCGCCGTCGGCCCGAGCGGTAGCGACCTCAGCCCCGACGGCGGCCGCCACTGGACGCGGTTCGACAGCGGCAGCTTCGACACCGTCGACTGCGTGCCCGCGGGCAGCTGCTGGGCGAGTGGCACCGGCGGCCGCGTCGCCCTTCTGCAGCGTTAA
- the prcB gene encoding proteasome subunit beta: MDNTFPRAGFSGPGLPASYFSPASSSFADFVRAQAPELLPARRVPSSGAGELAVPHGTTIVALTFAGGVLIAGDRRATSGNLIASRDIEKVHVTDEYSAVGIAGTAGLAVEMVRLYAVELAHYEKIEGVSLSLDGKTNKLAGMVKANLEMAMAGLAVVPMFVGYDLEAEDAKRAGRIISYDAAGGRYEENAGYAGVGSGSLFAKSALKKLYDPDADVDAAVRAAVESLYDAADDDTASGGPDLVRRIFPSVVTITAETGAVQLPSEQTAAVAEAVVAGRAERTHHRPS; encoded by the coding sequence ATGGACAACACCTTCCCTCGGGCGGGTTTTTCGGGACCCGGCCTGCCTGCTTCGTACTTCTCGCCGGCTTCGTCGTCGTTCGCGGACTTCGTGCGGGCGCAGGCGCCTGAGCTGTTGCCGGCGCGGCGGGTGCCGTCGTCCGGGGCGGGTGAGCTGGCGGTGCCGCACGGGACCACGATCGTGGCGCTGACGTTCGCCGGGGGTGTGCTGATCGCGGGTGACCGGCGGGCGACGTCGGGGAATCTGATCGCGAGCCGGGACATCGAGAAGGTGCACGTCACGGACGAGTACTCGGCGGTGGGGATCGCGGGTACCGCGGGCCTGGCCGTGGAGATGGTCCGGTTGTACGCGGTGGAGCTGGCGCACTACGAGAAGATCGAGGGTGTGTCGCTGTCGCTGGACGGCAAGACGAACAAGCTGGCCGGGATGGTGAAGGCCAACCTGGAGATGGCGATGGCGGGTCTGGCGGTGGTGCCGATGTTCGTGGGCTATGACCTGGAGGCCGAGGACGCGAAGCGCGCCGGCCGGATCATCTCGTACGACGCCGCCGGTGGGCGCTACGAGGAGAACGCCGGGTACGCGGGTGTCGGTTCGGGTTCGCTGTTCGCGAAGTCGGCGCTGAAGAAGCTGTATGACCCCGACGCGGATGTCGACGCCGCAGTGCGCGCGGCCGTGGAGTCGTTGTACGACGCCGCGGACGACGACACGGCGAGTGGCGGGCCGGACCTGGTGCGGCGCATCTTCCCGAGCGTTGTCACGATCACCGCCGAGACCGGTGCGGTGCAGCTGCCGTCGGAGCAGACGGCGGCGGTGGCGGAGGCCGTGGTGGCCGGCCGCGCCGAGCGCACGCACCACCGGCCGAGCTGA
- a CDS encoding esterase family protein, with amino-acid sequence MPQAAVDPVLPPDITAQARDLGPLESPAIWLTAAGAAVAVLAVTIVLGHHRRARRWGTGGAVVLFLLAAVTAVNSYVGYVRTPGDLGRLFERGSGAADAVAMLLDDGADEPDAPADTAATAQHHPTVVSTGQRVDVLSLPDPADAVPSGENYVILPPGYDDPANADHRYPVVYLIHGYPYGGPRDWLTSGAAPDALRNLEADHVIAPMIVVSVDLTAGMPSKDWEGLDVPGGPQLETYLAKTVVTGVDHHYRTLADRRHRALGGMSGGGFAALNTGLHHLDEFATLVIALPYDDLNDSIGVLDGHPSAIAANTPRHYLPTMTFTAPISVLLAAGTGAPTDVTTAHRIADALHRRGQEAVVHTEHGFNHTWHTARATLPYLLAFADQNFRSPTPAS; translated from the coding sequence ATGCCACAGGCCGCGGTCGACCCGGTACTGCCGCCCGACATCACGGCGCAGGCGCGTGACCTCGGCCCGCTCGAGTCACCGGCGATCTGGCTGACCGCCGCCGGCGCGGCCGTCGCCGTGCTCGCCGTGACCATCGTGCTCGGGCACCACCGGCGCGCCCGCCGCTGGGGAACCGGCGGCGCGGTGGTGCTCTTCCTCCTCGCGGCCGTGACCGCCGTGAACAGCTACGTCGGCTACGTCCGCACCCCCGGCGACCTCGGCCGGCTCTTCGAACGCGGCTCCGGCGCGGCCGACGCCGTGGCGATGCTGCTCGACGACGGCGCCGACGAACCCGATGCGCCGGCCGACACCGCCGCCACCGCGCAGCACCACCCCACGGTGGTGAGCACCGGGCAACGCGTCGACGTGCTCAGCCTGCCCGACCCCGCCGACGCCGTGCCCTCGGGCGAGAACTACGTGATCCTGCCGCCCGGCTACGACGACCCGGCCAACGCCGACCACCGCTACCCCGTCGTCTACCTGATCCACGGCTACCCCTACGGCGGCCCGCGCGACTGGCTCACCTCCGGCGCCGCGCCCGACGCGCTGAGAAACCTCGAAGCCGACCACGTGATCGCCCCGATGATCGTGGTCAGCGTCGACCTCACGGCCGGCATGCCCAGCAAGGACTGGGAAGGCCTCGACGTCCCCGGCGGCCCGCAACTCGAGACCTACCTCGCCAAAACCGTCGTCACCGGCGTCGACCACCACTACCGGACCCTCGCCGACCGCCGCCACCGCGCACTCGGCGGCATGTCCGGCGGCGGCTTCGCCGCCCTCAACACCGGCCTGCACCACCTCGACGAGTTCGCCACCCTCGTGATCGCCCTGCCCTACGACGACCTCAACGACTCCATCGGCGTCCTCGACGGCCATCCCTCAGCCATCGCCGCGAACACGCCACGCCATTACCTGCCGACGATGACGTTCACCGCACCGATCTCCGTGCTCCTCGCGGCCGGCACCGGCGCCCCCACCGACGTCACCACGGCCCACCGCATCGCCGACGCGCTGCACCGCCGCGGCCAGGAAGCCGTCGTCCACACCGAACACGGCTTCAACCACACCTGGCACACCGCCCGCGCGACGCTGCCCTACCTCCTGGCCTTCGCCGACCAGAACTTCCGCAGCCCCACGCCGGCGTCCTGA
- a CDS encoding ubiquitin-like protein Pup, whose protein sequence is MAQEKIEKHGGGDSDEEFEATGAAGQERREKLGEDVDTILDEIDDVLEENAEDFVRAYVQKGGE, encoded by the coding sequence ATGGCGCAGGAGAAGATCGAGAAGCACGGCGGTGGAGACTCCGACGAGGAGTTCGAAGCCACCGGAGCGGCGGGCCAGGAACGGCGCGAGAAGCTCGGCGAGGACGTCGACACGATCCTCGACGAGATCGACGACGTGCTGGAGGAGAACGCCGAGGACTTCGTTCGCGCCTACGTGCAGAAGGGCGGCGAGTAG
- the tatA gene encoding Sec-independent protein translocase subunit TatA — protein sequence MNALQPWHIIILVLVVVLLFGAKRLPDAARSIGKSMKIFKAETKDLTGEQKDEAEQVETRQLPQATAPAQDQQVADLQRQLDELKKQQAAEQPQKNAS from the coding sequence ATGAACGCGCTGCAGCCGTGGCACATCATCATTCTGGTGCTCGTCGTGGTTCTGCTGTTCGGGGCCAAGAGGCTTCCGGACGCCGCCCGCTCCATCGGCAAGTCCATGAAGATCTTCAAGGCCGAGACCAAGGACCTCACGGGCGAGCAGAAGGACGAGGCCGAGCAGGTCGAGACCCGCCAGCTCCCGCAGGCTACCGCCCCGGCCCAGGACCAGCAGGTCGCCGACCTCCAGCGCCAGCTCGACGAGCTGAAGAAGCAGCAGGCGGCCGAGCAGCCGCAAAAGAACGCCAGCTGA
- the pafA gene encoding Pup--protein ligase: protein MQRRIFGIETEFGVTCTFHGQRRLSPDEVARYLFRRVVSWGRSSNVFLSNGSRLYLDVGSHPEYATAECDDLTQLVTHDKAGERILEDLLVDAERRLADEGIGGDIFLFKNNTDSAGNSYGCHENYLVTRAGEFSRIADVLLPFLVTRQLICGAGKVLQTPRGAVYCLSQRAEHIWEGVSSATTRSRPIINTRDEPHADAERYRRLHVIVGDSNMAEPTTMLKIGSANLVLEMIEAGVQFRDFTLDNPIRAIREISHDLTGRRQVRLAGGREASALDIQREYHARAVQHLKENGSTPANERVVELWGRALEAVEQQDFAKIDTEIDWAIKHRLVERYRAKHDLDLSSPRIAQLDLAYHDIRRGRGIFDLLQRKGLVKRVTDDGEIEAAKDTPPQTTRAKLRGDFIAAAQAAGRDFTVDWVHLKLNDQAQRTVLCKDPFRSVDERVERLISSL, encoded by the coding sequence ATGCAGCGGCGGATCTTTGGCATCGAGACCGAGTTCGGGGTCACGTGCACCTTCCACGGTCAGCGCAGGCTCTCGCCCGACGAGGTCGCGCGGTATCTCTTCCGGCGGGTCGTGTCCTGGGGACGCTCGTCGAACGTCTTCCTGTCCAACGGCTCCCGGCTCTACCTCGACGTGGGCTCGCACCCCGAGTACGCGACGGCCGAGTGCGACGACCTCACGCAACTGGTCACGCACGACAAGGCCGGTGAGCGGATCCTCGAGGACCTGCTGGTCGACGCCGAGCGCCGGCTGGCCGACGAGGGCATCGGCGGCGACATCTTCCTGTTCAAGAACAACACCGACTCCGCGGGCAATTCCTACGGCTGTCACGAGAACTACCTCGTGACGCGCGCCGGCGAGTTCTCCCGGATCGCCGACGTGCTGCTGCCCTTCCTCGTCACCCGCCAGCTCATCTGCGGCGCGGGCAAGGTCCTGCAGACCCCGCGCGGCGCTGTGTACTGCCTCTCTCAGCGCGCGGAGCACATCTGGGAGGGCGTCTCCAGCGCCACCACGCGCTCGCGTCCCATCATCAACACCCGCGACGAGCCCCACGCCGACGCCGAGCGCTACCGGCGCCTGCACGTGATCGTGGGCGACTCGAACATGGCCGAGCCCACCACGATGCTCAAGATCGGGTCGGCGAACCTGGTGCTCGAGATGATCGAGGCCGGCGTCCAGTTCCGCGACTTCACCCTCGACAACCCGATCCGGGCGATCCGCGAGATCAGCCACGACCTCACCGGCCGCCGCCAGGTCCGCCTCGCCGGCGGCCGCGAGGCCTCGGCGCTCGACATCCAGCGCGAGTACCACGCGCGCGCCGTGCAGCACCTCAAGGAAAACGGCTCCACCCCCGCCAACGAGCGCGTGGTCGAGCTGTGGGGCCGCGCGCTGGAGGCCGTCGAGCAGCAGGACTTCGCCAAGATCGACACCGAGATCGACTGGGCCATCAAGCACCGCCTCGTCGAGCGCTACCGCGCGAAGCACGACCTGGACCTCTCCAGCCCCCGCATCGCCCAGCTCGACCTCGCCTACCACGACATCCGCCGCGGCCGGGGCATCTTCGACCTGCTGCAGCGCAAGGGCCTGGTCAAGCGCGTCACCGACGACGGCGAGATCGAAGCCGCGAAGGACACCCCGCCCCAGACCACCCGCGCGAAGCTCCGCGGCGACTTCATCGCCGCCGCCCAGGCCGCCGGCCGCGACTTCACCGTCGACTGGGTCCACCTCAAGCTCAACGACCAGGCCCAGCGCACCGTGCTGTGCAAGGACCCGTTCCGCTCGGTGGACGAGCGAGTCGAACGCCTGATCAGCTCGCTGTAA
- a CDS encoding YafY family protein gives MSGSTERMPRLLALVPYLLARPGVRVDEAAHDFDVTPRQLRKDLELLWMCGLPGYGPGDLIDLSFEGDTIVVTHDAGMSRPLRLTGGEATALLVALRALADTPGVVDGDAVRRSIAKIEDAAGQAQPAGVVVGGGVREGKRAAKTREEVAAALQAGRALRMRYYTASKDQITERTVDPMRLLIVQAVGYLEAWCRRVEDVRLFRLDRIDELTVLDEPAAPPAHARPTDLSDGVFSARPDQCEAELVLDPDARWVAEYYPCEELAELDGGRLRIRMRYADESWMVRLVLGLAGDAQVESPVTLADAVRRRAADAVARSRHLPSTYGR, from the coding sequence ATGAGCGGCTCCACCGAACGCATGCCGCGCCTGCTCGCGCTCGTGCCCTACCTGCTCGCGCGCCCCGGCGTGCGCGTCGACGAGGCCGCCCACGACTTCGACGTCACGCCGCGCCAGCTGCGCAAGGACCTCGAACTGCTGTGGATGTGCGGCCTGCCCGGCTACGGCCCAGGCGACCTGATCGACCTGTCCTTCGAAGGCGACACCATCGTCGTCACCCACGACGCCGGCATGAGCCGCCCCCTGCGCCTCACCGGCGGCGAGGCCACCGCCCTCCTCGTGGCCCTGCGCGCGCTCGCCGACACCCCAGGCGTGGTCGACGGCGACGCCGTGCGCCGCTCGATCGCCAAGATCGAGGACGCCGCGGGCCAGGCCCAGCCGGCCGGTGTCGTGGTCGGCGGCGGCGTGCGCGAGGGCAAACGCGCCGCGAAGACCCGCGAGGAGGTCGCGGCCGCGCTGCAGGCCGGGCGCGCCCTGCGGATGCGCTACTACACCGCGTCCAAGGACCAGATCACCGAACGCACCGTGGACCCGATGCGGCTGCTCATCGTGCAGGCCGTCGGCTACCTCGAAGCCTGGTGCCGCCGCGTCGAGGACGTCCGGCTGTTCCGGCTCGACCGCATCGACGAGCTGACCGTGCTCGACGAACCCGCCGCGCCCCCGGCCCACGCGCGCCCGACCGACCTGTCCGACGGCGTGTTCTCCGCCCGGCCCGACCAGTGCGAGGCCGAGCTCGTGCTCGACCCCGACGCGCGCTGGGTCGCGGAGTACTACCCGTGTGAAGAACTCGCCGAACTCGACGGTGGGCGGCTGCGCATCCGGATGCGCTATGCGGACGAGTCCTGGATGGTCCGTTTGGTCCTCGGACTCGCCGGAGACGCGCAGGTGGAGAGCCCGGTCACACTGGCTGACGCGGTTCGACGACGAGCGGCCGACGCGGTGGCCCGATCCCGTCACCTACCGTCAACCTACGGCCGTTAA
- a CDS encoding YafY family protein produces MSTARAERLVNLVLALLSTRQYLTAERIRGIVPGYADAASDEAFFRTFERDKTELRELGIPLETGRNSAFDPVEGYRIARRDYELGEIDLAPDEAAAVGLAVRLWDSPELTGQAQGALVKLRAAGVEVDDQAPTVIEPRVRAEPAFGPLLAAVQSGQAVRFEYRRVGSPERRMRELEPWGVVSWRARWYVVGHDRDRGATRCFRLSRVTGKVTPIGEPGAVTRPEGVNLLQLVSVTGGGEESSPVTTARLWVADGRAAGVRRRGEVVGRDTIDGEEGDLIEIGLFFPESAADWIAAQGPDVLVLEPDVLAKSVQHRLEAVLARAEQGSSR; encoded by the coding sequence GTGTCCACCGCACGCGCCGAACGGCTGGTCAACCTCGTGCTCGCCCTGCTGTCCACCCGGCAGTACCTCACCGCCGAGCGGATTCGCGGAATCGTGCCCGGGTACGCCGACGCGGCCAGCGACGAGGCCTTCTTCCGCACGTTCGAACGCGACAAAACGGAGCTGCGGGAGCTCGGCATCCCGCTGGAGACCGGCCGCAACTCCGCCTTCGACCCCGTCGAGGGCTACCGCATCGCCCGCCGCGACTACGAGCTCGGCGAGATCGATCTTGCCCCCGACGAAGCGGCCGCCGTCGGCCTCGCCGTGCGCCTGTGGGACTCGCCCGAGCTGACCGGGCAGGCCCAGGGCGCGCTCGTGAAGCTGCGCGCCGCCGGCGTCGAGGTCGACGACCAGGCCCCCACTGTGATCGAGCCCCGCGTGCGCGCCGAGCCGGCGTTCGGGCCGCTGCTCGCCGCTGTGCAGAGCGGCCAGGCCGTGCGGTTCGAGTACCGCCGCGTCGGCTCCCCGGAACGCCGCATGCGTGAGCTCGAACCGTGGGGAGTCGTGTCCTGGCGCGCCCGCTGGTATGTCGTCGGGCACGACCGCGACCGCGGCGCGACCCGCTGCTTCCGGCTTTCCCGCGTCACCGGCAAAGTGACCCCGATCGGCGAACCCGGCGCGGTGACGCGGCCCGAGGGCGTGAACCTGCTGCAGCTCGTGTCCGTCACCGGCGGCGGCGAGGAATCCAGCCCCGTCACCACCGCCCGCCTCTGGGTCGCGGACGGGCGGGCCGCCGGCGTGCGCCGCCGCGGCGAGGTCGTCGGCCGCGACACGATCGACGGCGAAGAGGGCGACCTCATCGAGATCGGCCTGTTCTTCCCCGAGTCGGCCGCCGACTGGATCGCCGCCCAGGGACCCGACGTGCTCGTGCTCGAACCCGACGTGCTCGCCAAATCCGTGCAGCACCGCCTCGAAGCCGTCCTCGCCCGCGCCGAGCAGGGGAGCAGCCGATGA
- a CDS encoding SDR family oxidoreductase, with the protein MAERVLLVTGASRGIGAATARRAVAAGFRVALVARKAEAVAPLVAEFGEENALALAADVTDWRGVSGAVEATLARFGRLDAAFANAGIGMGVSFFGDGGAEPEQWRELVLTNVYGPALTARAVLPALAATSGHLVLTGSVAGRYPRKGSLYSATKWAVSGLAAGIRKEAVGTGVRVTLVQPGITDTDILTDEQRRKPKLEADDVARAVLYALEQPPTVDVNEIMVRPTGQVL; encoded by the coding sequence ATGGCTGAACGTGTACTGCTGGTGACCGGAGCGTCGCGAGGGATCGGGGCGGCGACGGCCAGGCGCGCCGTGGCGGCGGGGTTCCGGGTGGCGCTCGTGGCCCGGAAAGCCGAGGCCGTGGCCCCGCTCGTCGCCGAGTTCGGCGAGGAAAACGCGCTGGCGCTGGCCGCCGACGTCACCGACTGGCGGGGTGTGTCGGGCGCGGTCGAGGCGACGCTGGCGCGGTTCGGGCGGCTGGACGCGGCTTTCGCGAATGCCGGGATCGGCATGGGCGTGTCGTTCTTCGGCGACGGCGGCGCGGAACCCGAACAGTGGCGGGAACTGGTGCTGACGAACGTCTACGGTCCCGCGCTCACGGCCCGTGCCGTGCTGCCGGCGTTGGCGGCCACGAGCGGTCATCTCGTGCTGACCGGTTCGGTCGCCGGCCGTTACCCGCGCAAGGGGAGCCTGTACTCGGCGACGAAGTGGGCGGTGAGCGGGCTGGCGGCGGGGATCCGGAAGGAGGCCGTGGGCACCGGCGTGCGGGTGACGCTGGTGCAGCCCGGCATCACCGACACCGACATCCTGACCGACGAGCAGCGGCGCAAGCCGAAGCTCGAGGCCGACGACGTCGCCCGCGCGGTGCTCTACGCCCTGGAGCAGCCGCCGACGGTGGACGTCAACGAGATCATGGTCCGCCCGACCGGGCAGGTCCTTTAA
- a CDS encoding bifunctional phosphatase PAP2/diacylglycerol kinase family protein, whose protein sequence is MLHQLSRPFRKVGRTDRALIRHSAALPRTRADDVLGWLSKSANKSRLWWVVAAALAARKGATRRGALRGMVAIAGASAAANLLGKPLFPRRRPAEDEVPEHRRLRKRPTSSSFPSGHAASAAAFATAVAMESPKAGLVVAPLAGAVAYSRVHTGVHWPSDVGAGLVIGVGVAALTRHWWPLHPDVPARTAHTAEAPEMRDGEDMLALVNPHSGVDGQDPTEDVRYAWPKATLLYPDPRQDLRDQLAAEIDARGGTVRALGVAGGDGTVAAVASVAAERGLPLALIPAGTLNHFARDVGVRSMPDADAATEAGNAVGIDLGEVEVHGAGEPEHRWFVNTASLGGYPEMVRLREKLQQKHPKWPAAALALARVLRRAKPLPILLNDEPADVWLIFVGNGTYSPKGFAPSRRPALDTGLLDVRYLRADVPYSRARFLLAMVTNSLNASHVYQQLDLPELRVKLLGGNRRVATDGEVGPLGNEFTFRARPSALTIYRNPDNRA, encoded by the coding sequence GTGTTGCACCAGCTCAGCCGCCCGTTCCGGAAGGTCGGGCGCACCGATCGGGCCCTGATCCGCCACAGTGCGGCCCTGCCGAGGACCCGCGCCGACGATGTTCTCGGCTGGCTTTCCAAATCCGCCAACAAGTCGCGCCTGTGGTGGGTCGTGGCCGCCGCGCTGGCCGCCCGCAAGGGTGCGACGCGCCGGGGAGCGCTGCGCGGAATGGTCGCCATCGCCGGGGCCAGCGCCGCGGCGAACCTGCTCGGCAAGCCGCTGTTCCCCCGGCGGCGCCCGGCCGAGGACGAGGTGCCCGAGCACCGGCGGCTGCGCAAGCGGCCCACGTCCTCGTCGTTCCCGTCCGGCCACGCCGCCTCGGCCGCCGCGTTCGCCACGGCCGTCGCGATGGAGTCACCGAAGGCCGGGCTCGTCGTCGCACCGCTGGCGGGCGCGGTGGCGTACTCGCGGGTGCACACCGGCGTCCACTGGCCCAGCGACGTCGGCGCCGGCCTGGTGATCGGCGTCGGGGTCGCCGCCCTGACGAGGCACTGGTGGCCGCTGCACCCCGACGTGCCCGCCCGCACCGCGCACACGGCCGAAGCGCCGGAAATGCGCGACGGCGAGGACATGCTGGCCCTGGTCAACCCGCACTCCGGCGTCGACGGCCAGGACCCGACCGAGGACGTGCGCTACGCCTGGCCCAAGGCCACGCTCCTCTACCCCGACCCGCGCCAGGACCTGCGCGACCAGCTCGCAGCCGAGATCGACGCCCGCGGCGGCACCGTGCGCGCGCTGGGCGTGGCCGGTGGTGACGGCACGGTCGCCGCGGTCGCGTCCGTGGCCGCCGAACGCGGCCTGCCGCTCGCGCTCATCCCCGCGGGCACGCTCAACCACTTCGCCCGTGACGTCGGCGTGCGCTCGATGCCCGACGCCGACGCGGCCACCGAAGCCGGCAACGCCGTCGGCATCGACCTCGGCGAGGTCGAGGTCCACGGCGCGGGCGAGCCGGAGCACCGCTGGTTCGTGAACACCGCGAGCCTCGGCGGCTACCCCGAGATGGTCCGGCTGCGCGAGAAGCTGCAGCAGAAGCACCCGAAATGGCCTGCGGCCGCGCTGGCACTCGCCCGCGTGCTGCGCCGCGCGAAACCCCTGCCCATCCTGCTCAACGACGAACCCGCCGACGTCTGGCTGATCTTCGTCGGCAACGGCACCTACTCCCCCAAGGGCTTCGCGCCGTCGCGCCGCCCGGCCCTCGACACCGGCCTGCTCGACGTGCGCTACCTGCGCGCCGACGTGCCGTACTCCCGCGCCCGGTTCCTGCTCGCGATGGTGACCAACAGCCTCAACGCCAGCCACGTCTACCAGCAACTGGACCTGCCGGAGCTGCGCGTGAAGCTGCTCGGCGGCAACCGCCGCGTCGCCACCGACGGCGAGGTCGGGCCACTCGGCAACGAGTTCACCTTCCGCGCCCGCCCCAGCGCCCTGACGATCTACCGCAACCCCGACAACCGGGCTTGA
- the prcA gene encoding proteasome subunit alpha: protein MTMPLYASPEQLMRERSELARKGIARGRSVVVLKYSGGVLFVAENPSATLHKVSEIYDRIGFAAVGRYSEFENLRVAGIRHADLKGYQYDRRDVSARALANAYAATLGSIFTEQLKPFEVEVCVAEVGANQSEDQLYRLTYDGSIFDESPFVVMGGQTEPISTKLKDTVDPEHDLATALATAIEGLRATASTANGNNGAVAEPDQIKLEVAVLDRARPRRAFRRLTGAALDALLPEPPAKDDAEKPAEGDSNGDSAKE from the coding sequence GTGACGATGCCGTTGTATGCCTCTCCCGAGCAGCTGATGCGGGAGCGTTCCGAGCTGGCGCGCAAGGGCATCGCGCGCGGCCGGAGCGTGGTGGTGCTGAAGTACTCCGGCGGGGTGCTGTTCGTGGCGGAGAATCCGTCGGCGACCTTGCACAAGGTGTCGGAGATCTACGACCGGATCGGGTTCGCCGCGGTGGGCCGCTACTCGGAGTTCGAGAACCTGCGGGTGGCGGGGATCCGGCACGCGGACCTGAAGGGCTACCAGTACGACCGGCGTGACGTGAGCGCGCGGGCGCTGGCGAACGCGTATGCCGCGACGCTGGGCAGCATCTTCACCGAGCAGCTGAAGCCGTTCGAGGTGGAGGTGTGTGTCGCCGAGGTCGGGGCGAACCAGTCGGAGGACCAGCTGTACCGGCTGACCTACGACGGGTCGATCTTCGACGAGTCGCCGTTCGTGGTGATGGGTGGCCAGACCGAGCCGATCAGTACGAAGCTGAAGGACACCGTCGACCCGGAGCACGATCTGGCGACGGCGCTGGCGACGGCGATCGAGGGCCTGCGGGCGACCGCTTCGACGGCGAACGGCAACAACGGTGCGGTTGCCGAGCCGGACCAGATCAAGCTCGAGGTCGCGGTGCTGGACCGGGCGCGGCCGCGGCGGGCGTTCCGCCGGCTGACGGGGGCGGCGCTGGACGCGCTGCTGCCCGAGCCGCCGGCGAAGGACGACGCCGAGAAGCCGGCCGAGGGTGACTCGAACGGTGACTCCGCCAAGGAGTGA
- a CDS encoding bacteriophage holin gives MSYWPTYVVLAAGVLVLIVLAVRTIRVLRQFRRTLSMVATNTQDRTGLLRARSAALRVAVAQRRDAPETSNIGND, from the coding sequence GTGTCGTACTGGCCCACTTACGTAGTGCTCGCGGCGGGCGTGCTCGTCCTGATTGTCCTGGCAGTACGGACGATCAGAGTCTTGCGCCAGTTCCGCCGGACCCTGAGCATGGTGGCTACGAACACCCAGGACCGGACCGGACTCCTCCGCGCCCGGTCCGCAGCACTTCGCGTGGCCGTGGCTCAGCGCCGCGACGCACCGGAAACCAGTAACATCGGCAACGACTAA